Below is a genomic region from Chloroflexota bacterium.
TCGCGGACCGCCCGAACGGCCATCTGCTCGTCGTCCAGGCCGCTGAGCACGACAATCGGCGTGGTCGGCGCGGTCCGTTCGAGCCTGACAAACGTGTCCAGACCGTGGCTGTCCGGCAGGGAGAGATCGAGCAGCACCACGTCGATATCGCCGGCGAGCAGACGCTCCATGCCGGCTCGCAGCCGGTCCACCGTCTCCAGCTCGAAGGCCGCGCCAGAAAGCGATGGGTCGAGCGCGACATCGTCCAGCGCATCGCGGATCAGATCGACATCCGCGATGTTGTCCTCGACCAGCAGGACGCGAACCAGTCCCTGAGCGATGGGCGAGACGGTCATGGTTGGCATCACCAGCGGGGACCGGGCCGCTTGATACGGCAGACCCTCCGGTTCAGCACAGCGTACACCACGCAGCCGCCGGTGTGGGTCTTCGCGGTCTGAACCCGCCGCCTGTTCGGACTCATTCGGGCGGCAGCTTCACAATGGCCAGCCAGAAGTTGTCGATGGACCGGACCACCTGGATGAAGGCGTCCAGATCGACAGGCTTCCTGACGTAACAGTTCGCGTGCAAATTGTAGCTTTCCAGGATGTCCTGTTCGGCTTCGGAGGTGGTCAGCACCA
It encodes:
- a CDS encoding response regulator, giving the protein VLTTSEAEQDILESYNLHANCYVRKPVDLDAFIQVVRSIDNFWLAIVKLPPE